The Saccharopolyspora gloriosae genome has a segment encoding these proteins:
- the cobT gene encoding nicotinate-nucleotide--dimethylbenzimidazole phosphoribosyltransferase yields MSTAPENTPIRFGAVHAPDEQARRQAVARQEQLTKPAGSLGRLEELGVWVASRQGSCPPRPFTRPRVVIFAGDHGVAEHGVSAYPSEVTGQMVRNFLDGGAAVNALARANGATVRVLDMAVNAETPQVVAARKIRRGSGAIDREDALTQEQAQAAVAAGRDVADEEIDSGADLLIAGDMGIGNTTPAAVLIAALTGIEPVAVVGRGTGIDDNAWMRKTAAIRDALRRARPVLDDPVALLRTSGGADIAALAGFLAQAAVRRTPVLLDGVVVGAAAMVAEELTPGARQWWLAGHRSAEPGGTLVLEHLDLSPILDLELRLGEGSGAVTALPVLSAAVHVLAEMATFGEAGVGGPTPAEATGPDPEDQEL; encoded by the coding sequence TTGTCCACCGCACCCGAGAACACCCCGATCCGGTTCGGCGCCGTGCACGCCCCGGACGAGCAGGCGCGGCGGCAGGCGGTGGCCCGGCAGGAACAGCTCACCAAACCGGCCGGGTCGCTGGGACGGCTGGAGGAGCTCGGCGTGTGGGTCGCGAGCCGCCAGGGCAGTTGCCCGCCTCGCCCGTTCACCCGACCCCGCGTGGTGATCTTCGCCGGGGACCATGGGGTCGCCGAGCACGGCGTGTCGGCCTACCCCAGCGAGGTCACCGGCCAGATGGTGCGCAACTTCCTCGACGGCGGGGCCGCGGTGAACGCGCTGGCCCGCGCGAACGGGGCCACCGTTCGGGTGCTGGACATGGCGGTGAACGCGGAGACGCCGCAGGTCGTCGCCGCCCGCAAGATCCGCCGCGGTTCCGGCGCCATCGACCGTGAGGACGCGCTCACCCAGGAACAGGCGCAGGCCGCGGTCGCGGCGGGCCGCGACGTGGCGGACGAGGAGATCGATTCCGGCGCGGACCTGCTCATCGCCGGGGACATGGGCATCGGCAACACCACGCCCGCCGCGGTGCTCATCGCCGCGCTCACCGGCATCGAACCGGTCGCGGTCGTCGGGCGCGGCACCGGCATCGACGACAACGCGTGGATGCGCAAGACCGCCGCGATCCGCGACGCGCTGCGCCGCGCCCGGCCGGTGCTGGACGATCCGGTGGCGCTGCTGCGCACCTCGGGCGGCGCGGACATCGCCGCGCTGGCGGGCTTCCTCGCGCAGGCCGCGGTGCGGCGCACCCCGGTGTTGCTGGACGGCGTGGTCGTCGGCGCGGCGGCGATGGTCGCCGAGGAGCTCACACCGGGCGCGCGGCAGTGGTGGCTGGCCGGTCACCGCTCGGCCGAACCGGGCGGCACGCTGGTCCTCGAACACCTCGACTTGAGCCCGATCCTCGACCTGGAACTGCGGCTCGGGGAGGGTTCCGGGGCGGTCACGGCGCTGCCGGTGCTGTCCGCCGCGGTGCACGTGCTCGCCGAGATGGCGACGTTCGGCGAGGCCGGGGTCGGTGGCCCGACGCCCGCCGAGGCCACCGGGCCGGACCCCGAGGACCAAGAGCTGTGA
- the cobS gene encoding adenosylcobinamide-GDP ribazoletransferase → MNGLLLAVSWLTVLPFPAREVDARACRQAITLAPVVGALLGVFGAVLLWGLSALGAPGLLAGLLTVAALALVTRGMHVDGLADTVDGLGCYGPPERALSVMRDGGAGPFAVVALIIVVGVQAVALAELAASGRWLTVVLACAVSRAAFVFCCRRGLPSARPEGMGSLVAGTQPWWLVACWWGVLLLGGAFALPGSWWLGPISVLLAGAFLLVFTAHVRRRFGGITGDVLGAAAELTTTLVLAVSVLN, encoded by the coding sequence GTGAACGGTCTGCTGCTGGCGGTGTCGTGGCTGACGGTGCTGCCGTTTCCCGCCCGCGAGGTCGACGCACGCGCCTGCCGCCAGGCGATCACGTTGGCACCGGTGGTGGGTGCGCTGCTCGGCGTGTTCGGCGCGGTCCTGCTGTGGGGGCTGAGTGCGCTGGGGGCGCCCGGGCTGCTCGCCGGGCTGCTCACCGTGGCGGCGTTGGCGCTGGTCACCCGGGGCATGCATGTGGACGGACTCGCCGACACCGTGGACGGGCTCGGTTGCTACGGGCCGCCGGAGCGGGCGCTGTCGGTGATGCGCGACGGTGGCGCGGGTCCGTTCGCGGTGGTCGCGCTGATCATCGTGGTCGGCGTTCAAGCGGTCGCGCTGGCCGAGCTCGCGGCGTCCGGGCGGTGGCTCACAGTGGTCCTGGCGTGCGCGGTGAGCCGGGCCGCGTTCGTGTTCTGCTGCCGACGCGGGCTGCCCTCGGCCCGCCCGGAAGGCATGGGTTCGCTGGTGGCGGGCACCCAGCCGTGGTGGCTGGTGGCCTGCTGGTGGGGCGTGCTGCTGCTCGGCGGCGCGTTCGCGCTGCCGGGCTCGTGGTGGCTCGGCCCGATCTCCGTGCTGCTCGCCGGCGCGTTCCTGCTGGTGTTCACCGCGCACGTGCGGCGGCGGTTCGGCGGCATCACCGGGGACGTCCTCGGCGCCGCCGCCGAACTCACCACCACGCTGGTGCTGGCCGTGTCGGTGCTGAACTGA
- a CDS encoding MoaD/ThiS family protein produces MRVTVLLPKLLCEHADGVQRLEIDVDEATLGGVLDVVAERHPGLERRLRDESRALRRYVNFYLDDSECRWIDGAASPVRDGTEIRIIPSVAGG; encoded by the coding sequence ATGCGGGTGACGGTGTTGTTGCCGAAGCTGCTGTGCGAGCACGCCGACGGGGTGCAGCGGCTGGAGATCGACGTGGACGAGGCCACGCTCGGGGGAGTGCTCGACGTGGTGGCCGAGCGGCATCCGGGGTTGGAACGCCGGCTGCGCGACGAGAGCCGCGCGTTGCGGCGCTACGTCAACTTCTACTTGGACGACTCGGAGTGCCGGTGGATCGACGGTGCCGCTTCACCGGTGCGGGACGGGACGGAGATCAGGATCATCCCGTCGGTCGCCGGAGGCTGA
- a CDS encoding branched-chain amino acid aminotransferase: MTEELSFTRFPSSHPATESHRADVLANPGFGKFFTDHMATVRYSADRGWYDAKIEAYHSFEIDPATTVLHYAQAIFEGLKAYRQPDGSIAAFRPEQNAQRFQRSAQRIAMPELPEQVFLDSLRDLIDVDRAWVPEAGESSLYLRPFMISTEVSLGVNRPANEYLYSVIASPAGSYFSGGVKPVTVWLGHEYVRAAPGGTGAAKFAGNYAASFVAQAQAVENGCDQVVWLDAVERRAVEEMGGMNLFFVFGSGSDARLVTPELSGSLLPGVTRSSVLQLGEDLGLPVEERRITTDEWEKRARSGELTEVFACGTAAVITPVGHVKHQDGEFGIAEGQAGEVTMKLRDQLTAIQQGTAPDDHGWMVPLA, from the coding sequence ATGACAGAAGAACTCTCGTTCACCCGGTTCCCCAGTTCGCATCCCGCCACCGAGTCGCACCGCGCGGACGTATTGGCGAACCCGGGATTCGGGAAGTTCTTCACCGATCACATGGCGACCGTGCGGTACTCCGCGGACCGCGGCTGGTACGACGCGAAGATCGAGGCGTACCACTCGTTCGAGATCGACCCTGCGACGACGGTGCTGCACTACGCGCAGGCGATCTTCGAGGGCCTGAAGGCCTACCGGCAGCCCGATGGCTCCATCGCGGCGTTCCGGCCGGAGCAGAACGCGCAGCGGTTCCAGCGCTCGGCGCAGCGCATCGCGATGCCCGAACTGCCCGAGCAGGTGTTCCTGGACTCGCTGCGCGACCTGATCGACGTCGACCGCGCGTGGGTGCCGGAGGCGGGGGAGAGCTCGCTGTACCTGCGGCCGTTCATGATCTCCACCGAGGTGAGCCTCGGCGTGAACCGGCCCGCGAACGAGTACCTGTACTCGGTGATCGCCTCACCCGCCGGTTCCTACTTCTCCGGCGGGGTCAAGCCGGTCACGGTGTGGCTCGGCCACGAGTACGTGCGGGCCGCGCCCGGCGGCACCGGGGCGGCGAAGTTCGCGGGCAACTACGCGGCCTCGTTCGTCGCGCAGGCGCAGGCCGTGGAGAACGGCTGCGACCAGGTGGTGTGGCTGGACGCGGTGGAGCGCCGCGCGGTCGAGGAGATGGGCGGGATGAACCTGTTCTTCGTCTTCGGCTCCGGCTCCGACGCGCGCCTGGTCACCCCCGAGCTGTCCGGCAGTCTGCTGCCCGGCGTCACCCGCTCCTCGGTGCTGCAGCTCGGCGAGGACCTGGGGCTTCCGGTGGAGGAGCGGCGGATCACCACCGACGAGTGGGAGAAGCGCGCTCGCTCCGGCGAGCTCACCGAGGTGTTCGCCTGCGGCACCGCGGCCGTGATCACTCCCGTCGGGCACGTGAAGCACCAGGACGGCGAATTCGGCATCGCAGAGGGCCAGGCGGGCGAAGTGACGATGAAGCTGCGCGATCAGCTCACCGCCATCCAACAGGGCACGGCCCCCGACGACCACGGCTGGATGGTCCCGCTGGCTTGA
- a CDS encoding DUF402 domain-containing protein — translation MLERGSERGARLEAAPREWAPGSDILYRFWRLDGSLGTVHPARVVSDAPDRLLCWVLPGTPIRITTSPDGRKPRELPLHERFSGTRVPALSVWHTTATLRLVFAEHWSSVWWFYEADGTFRNWYVNLEVPLGRDEAGVNRVDGVLDLEVFPGGEWAWKDEDELSSALTAGRIDQARLNRLRAEGERMAGLAERGRFPFDGTYCDARPDPTWKLPSLPNDLVS, via the coding sequence ATGCTCGAACGAGGTTCGGAACGTGGTGCACGGCTCGAGGCCGCCCCGAGGGAGTGGGCGCCGGGTTCGGACATCCTCTACCGGTTCTGGCGCCTCGACGGATCCCTGGGCACCGTGCATCCGGCGCGGGTGGTCAGCGACGCACCCGACCGGCTGCTGTGCTGGGTGCTGCCGGGCACGCCGATCCGCATCACCACCTCGCCGGACGGGCGCAAACCCCGCGAGCTCCCGCTGCACGAGCGGTTCTCCGGTACCCGCGTCCCCGCGCTGTCGGTGTGGCACACCACGGCCACGCTGCGGCTCGTGTTCGCCGAGCACTGGTCTTCGGTGTGGTGGTTCTACGAGGCCGACGGCACGTTCCGCAACTGGTACGTGAACCTCGAGGTGCCGCTCGGCCGCGACGAGGCCGGTGTGAACCGCGTCGACGGCGTGCTGGACCTGGAGGTCTTCCCCGGCGGCGAATGGGCGTGGAAGGACGAGGACGAGCTGAGCTCGGCGCTCACCGCGGGCCGCATCGATCAGGCGCGGCTGAACCGGTTGCGCGCGGAAGGTGAGCGGATGGCCGGCCTCGCCGAACGCGGCAGGTTCCCGTTCGACGGCACCTACTGCGACGCCCGCCCGGACCCGACGTGGAAGCTGCCGTCCCTGCCGAACGACCTGGTGTCCTGA
- a CDS encoding APC family permease — protein sequence MAQQVADQGASPPAESVGGRPRRSIGSALPLALGGMLGAGLFVGAAPAALAAGPLLLLAVPLVLVLVACCALASAHQSASYRGPGAGYACVRARLGVLPARFAAATALAGQVAALGAVARVIAEHAMPAAPPIVASAVTLLVVLAATAGLRIRGVAAWVWLLLTLAVVALVIAVCFAIEPPPSPPVGAVQADGAIGITGAAGVLFFGFLGFERLTAPAEERDRHRGAIVKWGVIVSLIITGTLVSLLAWALLHQLGPARLALSGQPLLDALDAAAGGRLRQLIGTAVGLALFPVLLGILESLRSTALAVQRDQDLPAVLGRESRAGTPYLLDLCAGIAAAVVALLVQPVTAMAFAACCLLVHHALANAAARVLLADDQVWRMRSACLGMGLAVILAMSMPVHAMLGTLVVVIAGPLLAALVSRRWS from the coding sequence GTGGCGCAACAGGTCGCGGATCAGGGGGCGAGCCCACCGGCGGAGTCCGTCGGCGGTCGGCCTCGGCGCTCGATCGGGTCGGCGTTGCCGCTCGCGCTCGGCGGCATGCTCGGCGCGGGCCTGTTCGTCGGTGCCGCGCCCGCCGCGCTCGCGGCCGGACCGCTGCTGCTGCTCGCGGTGCCGCTGGTGCTGGTGCTGGTGGCGTGCTGCGCACTGGCTTCGGCGCACCAATCCGCCAGTTACCGGGGACCCGGCGCCGGATACGCGTGCGTACGCGCCCGGCTGGGGGTGCTGCCGGCGCGGTTCGCGGCCGCCACCGCGTTGGCGGGTCAGGTCGCTGCGCTGGGCGCGGTGGCGAGGGTGATCGCCGAGCATGCGATGCCCGCCGCACCGCCGATCGTGGCGTCCGCGGTGACGCTGCTGGTGGTGCTGGCCGCGACGGCGGGTCTGCGGATCCGCGGCGTGGCCGCCTGGGTGTGGTTGCTGCTCACGTTGGCCGTGGTGGCGCTGGTGATCGCGGTGTGCTTCGCGATCGAACCGCCGCCGTCTCCGCCGGTGGGGGCGGTGCAGGCGGACGGCGCCATCGGGATCACCGGTGCGGCGGGCGTGCTGTTCTTCGGGTTCCTCGGCTTCGAACGGCTCACCGCCCCGGCGGAGGAACGGGACCGGCATCGGGGCGCGATCGTGAAGTGGGGCGTCATCGTCTCGCTGATCATCACCGGGACGCTGGTGTCGTTGCTGGCCTGGGCGTTGCTGCACCAGCTCGGCCCGGCACGGCTGGCGCTGTCCGGGCAGCCGCTGCTCGACGCGCTCGACGCCGCCGCGGGCGGACGGCTGCGGCAGCTGATCGGCACCGCCGTGGGCCTCGCGCTGTTCCCCGTGCTGCTGGGCATCCTGGAGTCGCTGCGATCGACCGCGCTCGCGGTGCAACGCGACCAGGACCTGCCCGCCGTGCTGGGACGCGAGAGCCGCGCCGGTACGCCGTATCTGCTGGACCTGTGCGCGGGGATCGCCGCGGCGGTGGTGGCTCTGCTGGTGCAGCCGGTGACGGCCATGGCGTTCGCCGCGTGCTGCCTGCTCGTGCACCACGCGCTGGCCAACGCGGCCGCGCGGGTGCTGCTCGCCGATGATCAGGTGTGGCGAATGCGTTCCGCCTGCCTGGGCATGGGATTGGCCGTGATCCTGGCCATGAGCATGCCGGTTCATGCGATGCTCGGAACGCTCGTGGTGGTCATCGCAGGTCCGTTGCTGGCGGCCCTGGTCTCTCGGCGCTGGAGTTGA
- a CDS encoding leucyl aminopeptidase, producing MSTPKLALTDTKAAKLTADVLVIGTISGADGPEIAPGGEEVAAAFDGDLAKVLATLGATGKAEEVVKLPASGLRADVLLAVGLGKIAGDAPTGEQVRRAAGSAARALSGVEHAATTLGALDLAATVQGTVLGAYSFRKYKSEPGDDPVAQVDLIVPDAKDDTAKHALKGGTAIGESVTIARDLINTPPNDLFPASFAERASELARSAGLEVEVLDEAALRKGGFGGILGVGSGSSRPPRLVRLRHKGPKAAKKVALVGKGVTFDTGGISLKPAGSMDEMTSDMSGAAAVIATMVLVSKLNYPLDVTATVPMVENMPSGTAYRPGDVLRMYGGKTVEVLNTDAEGRLILADAIVRAAEDEPDYLIETSTLTGAQVVALGKRTPAVMGDEDFRDRVAKLSQATGEGAWPMPLPEELRGDLDSKLADLANVAGHRWGGMLSAGLFLKEFVADGLPWAHIDVAGPAYNTNSPWGYTSKGGTGVPVRTIAAVLADIAENG from the coding sequence GTGAGCACGCCGAAACTCGCCCTCACCGACACCAAGGCCGCGAAGCTGACCGCGGACGTTCTGGTCATCGGCACCATCTCGGGTGCCGACGGTCCGGAGATCGCGCCCGGCGGCGAGGAGGTCGCCGCGGCCTTCGACGGTGACCTGGCGAAGGTGCTGGCGACGCTCGGCGCCACCGGCAAGGCCGAAGAGGTCGTGAAGCTGCCCGCGAGCGGACTGCGCGCGGACGTGCTGCTGGCCGTCGGCCTCGGCAAGATCGCCGGCGACGCCCCCACCGGCGAGCAGGTGCGCCGCGCCGCGGGCTCCGCGGCCCGCGCCCTCAGCGGCGTCGAGCACGCCGCGACGACGCTGGGCGCGCTGGATCTCGCCGCGACCGTGCAGGGCACCGTGCTGGGCGCCTACTCGTTCCGCAAGTACAAGTCCGAACCCGGCGACGACCCGGTGGCCCAGGTCGACCTGATCGTGCCGGACGCGAAGGACGACACGGCAAAGCACGCGCTCAAGGGCGGCACCGCGATCGGCGAGTCCGTCACCATCGCCCGTGACCTGATCAACACCCCGCCGAACGACCTGTTCCCCGCCTCCTTCGCCGAGCGCGCGAGCGAACTCGCCCGTTCCGCCGGGCTGGAGGTCGAGGTGCTCGACGAGGCGGCGCTGCGCAAGGGCGGCTTCGGCGGCATCCTCGGCGTCGGTTCCGGCTCGAGCCGCCCGCCGCGCCTGGTGCGGCTGCGGCACAAGGGGCCGAAGGCCGCGAAGAAGGTCGCGCTGGTCGGCAAGGGCGTCACCTTCGACACCGGCGGCATCTCGCTCAAGCCCGCGGGCTCGATGGACGAGATGACCTCGGATATGTCCGGTGCGGCCGCGGTGATCGCCACGATGGTGCTGGTCTCGAAGCTGAACTACCCGCTGGACGTGACCGCGACGGTGCCGATGGTGGAGAACATGCCCTCCGGCACCGCCTACCGGCCCGGCGACGTGCTGCGCATGTACGGCGGCAAGACCGTCGAGGTGCTCAACACCGACGCCGAAGGCCGGTTGATCCTGGCCGACGCCATCGTGCGGGCCGCCGAGGACGAGCCGGACTACCTGATCGAGACCTCCACGCTCACCGGCGCGCAGGTGGTGGCGCTGGGCAAGCGCACGCCCGCTGTGATGGGCGACGAGGACTTCCGCGACCGGGTCGCGAAGCTCTCGCAGGCCACGGGCGAAGGCGCCTGGCCGATGCCGCTGCCCGAGGAGCTGCGCGGCGACCTGGACTCGAAGCTCGCCGACCTCGCCAACGTCGCCGGGCACCGCTGGGGCGGCATGCTCTCGGCCGGGCTGTTCCTGAAGGAGTTCGTCGCCGACGGCCTGCCGTGGGCGCACATCGACGTGGCCGGTCCGGCGTACAACACGAACTCGCCGTGGGGCTACACCTCGAAGGGCGGCACCGGCGTTCCGGTGCGCACCATCGCGGCCGTGCTCGCCGACATCGCCGAGAACGGCTGA
- a CDS encoding OsmC family protein, whose product MSEPIGRQPTSPAPARHGFAVEVVWTGNTGAGTSSYHSYERTHEVRSEGKNAIEASADPAFLGDSDRYNPEELLIASLSQCHMLWFLHLAADHGVVVIGYHDRAQGVLAENADGSGRFREVVLSPEVTVKDLASVDVAEALHDRAHELCYISKSVNFPVRLTPSTRVAN is encoded by the coding sequence GTGAGCGAACCCATCGGGCGGCAACCGACCTCACCGGCGCCTGCGCGGCACGGTTTCGCGGTCGAAGTGGTGTGGACCGGCAACACCGGCGCCGGCACCAGCAGCTATCACAGCTACGAGCGGACCCACGAGGTGCGTTCGGAGGGCAAGAACGCCATCGAGGCCTCCGCGGATCCCGCGTTCCTCGGCGACTCCGACCGGTACAACCCGGAGGAGCTGCTCATCGCATCGCTGTCGCAGTGCCACATGCTGTGGTTCCTGCACTTGGCGGCGGATCACGGCGTGGTGGTGATCGGGTACCACGACCGGGCGCAGGGAGTTCTCGCGGAGAACGCCGACGGCTCCGGCCGGTTCCGGGAGGTCGTGCTCAGCCCCGAGGTGACCGTCAAGGACCTGGCCAGCGTGGACGTCGCGGAGGCGCTGCACGACCGCGCCCACGAACTCTGCTACATCTCGAAGTCGGTGAACTTCCCGGTGCGCCTGACACCGTCCACCAGGGTCGCGAACTAG
- a CDS encoding oxidoreductase: protein MGLFDRFRRRRGAGRPADSRDADHLRTWAEQRHGVEAFVEPRTTVTETTVLLVAHDGEWTRRRVNGPDAAFRFARKHGMPCYEVSKLGYPQRMRDYQARQRVLRDRERRRDLG from the coding sequence GTGGGCCTATTCGATCGTTTCCGCCGCAGGCGAGGTGCCGGGCGACCGGCCGATTCGCGCGACGCCGACCACCTGCGGACCTGGGCCGAGCAACGCCACGGCGTGGAGGCGTTCGTCGAACCGCGCACCACCGTCACCGAGACCACGGTGCTGCTGGTCGCGCACGACGGCGAGTGGACCCGGCGCCGGGTGAACGGCCCCGACGCGGCGTTCCGCTTCGCCCGCAAGCACGGCATGCCCTGCTACGAGGTGTCGAAACTCGGCTATCCGCAGCGGATGCGCGACTACCAGGCTCGCCAGCGGGTCTTACGGGACCGGGAACGACGCCGCGACCTGGGCTAG